A portion of the Bacteroidales bacterium genome contains these proteins:
- the sufD gene encoding Fe-S cluster assembly protein SufD produces the protein MIDADTKKKEIISLFLKTEDCLLSNGKADELKNFIKKTKLPDSKTEEWKNTNIETLLRHKYKIGNKSIVPDEYINTFSFYGLDTDRIVFVNGFFSPENSTVNQNKGKIIIGSVQKAKKNNFKIFEEYFNKTNLYKNNFFSAINTSFSQDGAFIFVPDNTVFEKPVHIVNFINGNENKVIAQSRNLIIVGKNSRIKIISTYHSISSDFTLNNVGTEIFAKEDSNLEFYIFEGEGNEASHINNTFVHQYKGSRLKINTATLCGSLVRNELHIDFKDEYCEADLQGIYLPDKEQHIDNFVNIIHSKPHCTSKQLYKGIIDNKAKAVFTGKIFVAPDAQKTDASQSNKNLLLTDNAKVYSRPQLEIYADDVSCAHGSTTGQLDREALFYLKSRGIPEKRAKIMLMTAFVEDVLNKIKIKPYRDYVNYLVNKRLKGQKVEGLCSIKICPNC, from the coding sequence ATGATTGACGCAGATACAAAAAAGAAAGAAATAATTAGTTTATTTTTAAAAACCGAAGATTGTTTGCTTTCGAACGGTAAAGCAGATGAATTGAAAAATTTTATTAAGAAAACAAAACTACCTGACTCTAAAACGGAAGAATGGAAAAATACAAATATTGAAACTTTGTTAAGACATAAATATAAAATCGGAAATAAATCTATTGTTCCCGATGAATACATTAATACATTCTCATTTTACGGATTAGATACTGACAGAATAGTGTTTGTAAACGGTTTTTTTTCACCTGAAAATTCAACTGTTAATCAAAATAAAGGCAAGATAATTATTGGTTCTGTTCAAAAAGCAAAGAAAAATAACTTTAAGATATTTGAGGAATATTTTAATAAAACAAATCTTTATAAAAATAATTTTTTTTCTGCAATAAATACATCTTTTTCACAAGATGGTGCATTTATATTTGTACCTGATAATACTGTTTTTGAAAAACCGGTTCATATAGTTAATTTTATTAACGGAAATGAAAATAAAGTAATAGCACAAAGCAGAAATTTAATAATTGTCGGGAAAAATTCTCGAATTAAAATTATCAGTACATATCATTCAATAAGCTCTGATTTTACTCTAAATAATGTTGGAACAGAAATTTTTGCCAAAGAAGATTCTAATCTTGAGTTTTATATTTTTGAAGGAGAAGGAAATGAAGCAAGCCATATAAACAATACATTTGTTCATCAATATAAAGGAAGCCGGTTGAAAATAAATACAGCAACACTTTGCGGGTCTTTGGTCAGAAACGAATTACATATTGATTTTAAAGATGAATATTGTGAAGCAGACCTTCAAGGAATATATTTGCCTGATAAAGAACAACATATTGATAACTTTGTGAATATAATACATTCTAAACCTCATTGTACAAGTAAGCAATTATATAAAGGAATTATTGATAATAAAGCAAAAGCAGTATTCACAGGAAAAATTTTTGTTGCACCGGATGCTCAAAAAACTGACGCATCACAATCTAATAAAAATTTATTACTTACAGATAATGCAAAAGTTTACAGCAGACCTCAATTAGAAATTTATGCTGATGATGTGAGTTGTGCTCACGGCTCCACAACCGGTCAATTAGACAGAGAAGCTTTATTTTATCTTAAATCCAGAGGTATTCCTGAAAAAAGAGCAAAAATAATGCTTATGACAGCATTTGTTGAAGATGTTTTAAATAAAATTAAAATTAAACCTTACAGAGATTATGTTAATTATCTTGTAAACAAAAGGTTAAAGGGTCAGAAAGTTGAAGGTTTATGTTCTATAAAAATTTGTCCTAACTGTTAA